The following proteins come from a genomic window of Nocardiopsis sp. YSL2:
- a CDS encoding PspA/IM30 family protein produces MSVFQRLSMIFKSKANKALDSVEDPRETLDYSYQKQLELLQKVRRGVADVATSRKRVELQIQQLEQQSGKLENQGRAALTQGREDLAREALTRRSGLATQIEGLREQHANLQNEEQKLTTAAQRLQAKVDAFRTRKETIKATYTAAQAQTQISEAFSGISEEMGDVGMAVQRAEDKTAEMQARAGAVDELLASGALDDVTGTAKDDIQGELDRMASTTGVEAELERMKMELGGGSGSAAPQIEGGNGAGSTGNREGA; encoded by the coding sequence ATGAGCGTGTTTCAGCGACTTTCGATGATCTTCAAGTCCAAGGCCAACAAGGCGTTGGACTCCGTCGAGGACCCCAGGGAGACCCTCGACTACTCGTACCAGAAACAACTCGAACTCCTCCAGAAGGTCCGTCGCGGGGTGGCGGACGTCGCGACCTCGCGCAAGCGCGTCGAGCTGCAGATCCAGCAGCTCGAACAGCAGTCCGGCAAGCTGGAGAACCAGGGCCGGGCGGCCCTGACCCAGGGACGTGAGGACCTCGCCCGCGAGGCCCTCACCCGCAGGTCCGGTCTGGCCACGCAGATCGAGGGCCTGCGCGAGCAGCACGCCAACCTCCAGAACGAGGAGCAGAAGCTCACCACGGCCGCCCAGCGGCTGCAGGCCAAGGTCGACGCCTTCCGTACCCGCAAGGAGACGATCAAGGCGACCTACACCGCGGCCCAGGCCCAGACGCAGATCAGCGAGGCCTTCTCCGGCATCTCCGAGGAGATGGGTGATGTCGGCATGGCCGTGCAGCGCGCCGAGGACAAGACCGCCGAGATGCAGGCCCGCGCGGGCGCCGTCGACGAGCTGCTCGCCTCCGGGGCGCTCGACGACGTCACCGGCACGGCCAAGGACGACATCCAGGGCGAGCTGGACCGCATGGCCAGCACGACCGGAGTCGAGGCCGAGCTCGAGCGCATGAAGATGGAGCTCGGCGGCGGCAGCGGCAGTGCCGCCCCCCAGATCGAGGGCGGGAACGGCGCCGGCAGCACCGGGAACCGGGAGGGCGCATGA
- a CDS encoding DUF3043 domain-containing protein — protein MTGYPEGVFRRRSASAATDSNSAESASPEATEATQPKGYTPKKGVPTPKRKESGKDLRRPVQAPQTRKEAYRAYRDRLDRQKGQPARRSGVPQGEERYFREQDLGKPRAFARNYVDSRRSASEFFLPFSILIIALLFVNNPVFQVGVAYVAWPLMMVTLVAEGVFTARKVKRTAAAHFPDDPKVAGVGMYAAMRQLQFRRLRLPKPTVKVGDDPAAGVR, from the coding sequence GTGACCGGCTACCCTGAGGGTGTGTTCCGACGTCGCTCCGCTTCCGCAGCCACGGATTCGAACTCTGCCGAATCCGCCAGCCCTGAGGCCACTGAGGCCACCCAACCTAAGGGATACACCCCCAAGAAGGGTGTCCCCACCCCAAAGCGCAAGGAATCCGGTAAGGACCTGCGCCGGCCCGTGCAAGCTCCACAGACCCGCAAGGAGGCGTACCGGGCCTACCGGGACCGCCTCGACCGCCAGAAGGGTCAGCCCGCCCGGCGCTCCGGCGTCCCGCAGGGCGAGGAGCGCTACTTCCGAGAGCAGGACCTCGGCAAGCCCCGTGCCTTCGCACGGAACTACGTCGACTCGCGGCGCAGCGCCAGTGAGTTCTTCCTGCCCTTCTCCATCCTCATCATCGCACTCCTGTTCGTGAACAACCCCGTCTTCCAGGTCGGGGTCGCCTACGTCGCGTGGCCGCTGATGATGGTGACCCTCGTCGCCGAGGGCGTCTTCACCGCGCGCAAGGTCAAGCGCACGGCCGCCGCCCACTTCCCCGACGACCCCAAGGTCGCCGGCGTGGGCATGTACGCGGCCATGCGCCAGCTCCAGTTCCGGCGCCTGCGCCTGCCCAAGCCGACGGTGAAGGTCGGCGACGACCCCGCCGCCGGTGTGCGCTGA
- a CDS encoding aldo/keto reductase family protein has translation MEFRHLGKSGLIISEIAYGNWITHGSQVEEDTATACVRAALDAGITTFDTADVYAQGRAEEVLGRALKGERRDGLEIFSKVYWPMGEGKNDKGLSRKHILRGAEDSLRRLGTDYLDLYQAHRFDYTTPLEETMRAFEDLVRQGKALYIGVSEWRAEEIERALKIADEMGFDRIVSSQPQYNMLWRVIESEVVPVCEREGIGQVVWSPIAGGVLTGKYKPGQAAPAGSRADDPKSKHFIADKAGDQALLERVQQLEPLAAEAGLSMPQLAVAWVLQNPNVSAAIIGASRPEQVQDNVRAAGVKLDAELLARIDEILGDSVERDPALTKSPDNIRTR, from the coding sequence ATGGAATTTCGGCATCTAGGCAAGAGCGGTCTCATCATCAGCGAGATCGCCTACGGGAACTGGATCACCCACGGGTCCCAGGTCGAGGAGGACACCGCCACCGCGTGTGTCCGTGCGGCGCTGGACGCCGGCATCACCACGTTCGACACCGCCGACGTCTACGCCCAGGGCAGGGCGGAGGAGGTGCTCGGCCGCGCGCTCAAGGGCGAGCGCCGCGACGGGCTGGAGATCTTCTCCAAGGTCTACTGGCCCATGGGCGAGGGGAAGAACGACAAGGGCCTGTCGCGCAAGCACATCCTGCGCGGCGCGGAGGACTCCCTGCGCCGTCTGGGCACGGACTACCTGGACCTCTACCAGGCCCACCGGTTCGACTACACCACGCCCCTGGAAGAGACCATGCGGGCCTTCGAGGACCTGGTCCGCCAGGGCAAGGCCCTCTACATCGGCGTCTCGGAGTGGCGCGCCGAGGAGATCGAGCGCGCGCTCAAGATCGCCGACGAGATGGGTTTCGACCGCATCGTCTCCAGCCAGCCGCAGTACAACATGCTCTGGCGGGTCATCGAGTCCGAGGTCGTGCCGGTGTGCGAGCGCGAGGGCATCGGCCAGGTCGTGTGGTCGCCCATCGCCGGCGGCGTCCTGACCGGCAAGTACAAGCCGGGCCAGGCGGCCCCCGCCGGGTCGCGCGCGGACGACCCGAAGAGCAAGCACTTCATCGCCGACAAGGCCGGCGACCAGGCCCTGCTGGAGCGGGTGCAGCAGCTGGAGCCGCTGGCCGCCGAGGCCGGGCTGAGCATGCCCCAGCTGGCCGTGGCCTGGGTGCTGCAGAACCCGAACGTCTCCGCCGCGATCATCGGCGCGTCCCGTCCGGAACAGGTCCAGGACAACGTCCGGGCGGCCGGGGTGAAGCTCGACGCCGAGCTGCTCGCCAGGATCGACGAGATCCTCGGTGACAGCGTCGAGCGGGACCCGGCCCTGACCAAGAGCCCGGACAACATCCGCACACGCTGA
- a CDS encoding bifunctional adenosylcobinamide kinase/adenosylcobinamide-phosphate guanylyltransferase — translation MTVDDRFRIREGAVVGPVPPAYSVTVTADGVLVVGPDGGRLLYARSSPGPQPAPPPVEAGPGGGSAYASSPPDQQVDMVIVDAAQRPEVIGELRRSGVVGVTTAVVAVGGDHRVRSPQEFARRARLWGALAPSDGAEMSCPPTVWPGSRPHGPHRTLITGGARSGKSTEAELRLLAEPRVVYAATGPVPDPDRDPEWARRVALHQDRRPWWWRTEQTVELAEVLKRTRGAVLVDCLGTWLAAVMDENGMWDDTPPEEAEEMVEGRIHGLLEAWRTTQAYVVAVTNEVGSGVVPATRAGRIFRDYLGLLNQWVGAESEEVVLAAAGRVTELP, via the coding sequence GTGACTGTCGACGACCGCTTCCGCATCCGCGAGGGGGCGGTGGTCGGCCCGGTCCCCCCTGCCTACTCGGTGACCGTGACCGCCGACGGCGTGCTGGTGGTGGGCCCCGACGGGGGGCGGCTGCTGTACGCCCGCTCCTCCCCCGGTCCGCAACCGGCCCCGCCCCCGGTCGAGGCCGGGCCGGGCGGCGGGTCGGCCTACGCCTCGTCTCCCCCCGACCAGCAGGTCGACATGGTGATCGTCGACGCCGCCCAGCGCCCCGAGGTGATCGGCGAGCTGCGCCGGTCGGGCGTGGTCGGCGTGACCACCGCGGTCGTGGCGGTCGGCGGCGACCACCGCGTCCGCTCGCCCCAGGAGTTCGCCCGCCGGGCCCGGCTGTGGGGCGCCCTGGCGCCCAGTGACGGGGCGGAGATGTCGTGTCCTCCCACCGTGTGGCCGGGGTCGCGCCCGCACGGCCCCCACCGCACGCTCATCACCGGCGGCGCCCGCTCGGGCAAGTCCACCGAGGCGGAGCTTCGGCTGCTGGCCGAGCCGCGGGTGGTCTACGCCGCGACCGGCCCCGTGCCCGACCCCGACCGGGACCCGGAGTGGGCGCGGCGCGTGGCACTGCACCAGGACCGGCGTCCCTGGTGGTGGCGCACGGAGCAGACCGTCGAGCTGGCCGAGGTGCTCAAGCGCACCCGCGGCGCCGTCCTCGTGGACTGCCTGGGCACCTGGCTGGCCGCGGTGATGGACGAGAACGGCATGTGGGACGACACCCCTCCCGAGGAGGCCGAGGAGATGGTGGAGGGCCGGATCCACGGGCTGCTGGAGGCCTGGCGCACCACGCAGGCCTACGTCGTGGCGGTCACCAACGAGGTGGGGTCGGGCGTGGTCCCGGCCACCCGCGCGGGCCGGATCTTCCGCGACTACCTGGGCCTGCTGAACCAGTGGGTGGGGGCCGAGTCGGAGGAGGTCGTCCTGGCCGCCGCCGGGCGCGTGACGGAGCTGCCGTGA
- a CDS encoding adenosylcobinamide-GDP ribazoletransferase — protein MAVGTFTAVPVRVERVDRSTAGWAMFWAPVVGAAVGAATGAVAVAGAWLGLSGALAAGLGVGAAALLTRGLHLDGLADLADGLGSGRPAEGALEVMRRSDIGPFGVVTLVLVLVAQVLALGQLVAASPWAATAAAVVAGAGGRLAVTLACTARVPSARPEGLGAFVAGTVRAPLAAAACAVVALLCLTGLPHGAGFAALCAGAVVLGLAVAGLLLRRAVRRLGGITGDVLGALAESAGTSVLVVAAAGTAWL, from the coding sequence ATGGCGGTGGGCACGTTCACCGCCGTCCCGGTGCGCGTGGAGCGGGTGGACCGCTCCACGGCCGGGTGGGCGATGTTCTGGGCCCCGGTCGTCGGCGCGGCCGTGGGCGCGGCCACCGGCGCGGTGGCGGTGGCCGGGGCCTGGCTGGGGCTGTCCGGCGCCCTGGCGGCGGGGCTGGGAGTGGGGGCGGCGGCGCTGCTGACCCGGGGCCTGCACCTGGACGGGTTGGCCGACCTGGCCGACGGCCTGGGGAGCGGGCGGCCCGCCGAGGGCGCCCTGGAGGTGATGCGCCGTTCCGACATCGGGCCGTTCGGCGTGGTCACGCTGGTCCTGGTCCTGGTCGCGCAGGTGCTGGCGCTCGGGCAGCTGGTGGCGGCCTCGCCCTGGGCGGCGACGGCCGCGGCGGTGGTGGCCGGGGCCGGTGGCCGCCTGGCGGTGACCCTGGCCTGCACCGCTCGGGTTCCGTCGGCCCGGCCGGAGGGTCTGGGCGCGTTCGTGGCGGGCACGGTCCGTGCGCCGCTGGCCGCGGCGGCCTGCGCGGTGGTGGCACTGCTCTGTCTGACGGGTCTGCCCCACGGGGCGGGGTTCGCCGCGCTCTGCGCGGGGGCGGTCGTGCTCGGCCTGGCGGTGGCGGGGCTGCTGCTGCGCCGGGCGGTGCGCCGGCTCGGCGGGATCACCGGCGACGTGCTGGGCGCGCTGGCGGAGTCGGCCGGGACGTCGGTCCTGGTCGTGGCGGCCGCGGGTACGGCCTGGCTCTGA
- a CDS encoding leucyl aminopeptidase has translation MSTSLSVHTESPSSLDADAVVVGYHSGGDAPEPASGAHDVDAAFSGGLASTLSLLGASGAPEEVHTIASLGAVKAPVVVAVGLGPAPTDGPVDPDTLSRAAGAALRSLSARPEGAGRVALALPAQSAAEAGAVALGARLGAYAFDRYRTGEKAERSAEKAGAVTLTVISPAEDAASAVERAGVLADAVALTRDLVNTAPADLVPEDLASAAQEVAQRTGLAIEVMDEQALAEGGYGGLTGVGQGSANPPRLVRLAHSHPEASRTVAFVGKGITFDSGGLSLKPAGGMDWMKSDMAGAASVLAAMGAIAELGVKVNVVAYLAVAENMPSGTAQRPSDVLSVYGGKTVEVLNTDAEGRLVMADALVRAQEDGPDLVVDIATLTGAQLVALGTRVFAVMSNDDGVREDVVAAAGAAGEAAWPMPLPGELRAGLDSAVADIANVAGERWGGMLSAGVFLNEFIEEGVKWAHLDIAGPSFNQGGPHGYTSKGGTGAGTRTLVRIAEEYAK, from the coding sequence GTGAGCACGTCGTTGTCAGTACATACGGAGTCCCCCAGTTCGCTCGACGCCGACGCGGTCGTCGTCGGTTACCACTCCGGAGGCGACGCTCCGGAGCCTGCGTCGGGCGCACATGACGTCGATGCCGCCTTCTCCGGCGGCCTCGCCTCGACCCTGTCGCTCCTGGGAGCGAGCGGCGCCCCTGAGGAGGTGCACACCATTGCCTCCCTCGGAGCCGTGAAGGCCCCGGTCGTCGTCGCGGTCGGACTCGGCCCGGCGCCCACCGACGGCCCGGTCGACCCCGACACCCTGTCCCGCGCCGCGGGCGCCGCCCTGCGCTCGCTGTCCGCCCGCCCCGAGGGCGCGGGCCGCGTCGCACTCGCCCTGCCCGCCCAGAGCGCGGCGGAGGCCGGCGCCGTGGCGCTCGGCGCCCGCCTGGGCGCCTACGCCTTCGACCGCTACCGCACCGGCGAGAAGGCCGAGCGCAGCGCGGAGAAGGCCGGTGCGGTCACCCTGACCGTCATCAGCCCGGCGGAGGACGCCGCGTCCGCCGTCGAGCGCGCCGGCGTCCTGGCCGACGCCGTCGCCCTCACCCGCGACCTGGTCAACACGGCCCCGGCGGACCTGGTCCCCGAGGACCTGGCCTCCGCCGCGCAGGAGGTGGCCCAGCGCACCGGCCTGGCGATCGAGGTCATGGACGAGCAGGCGCTGGCCGAGGGCGGCTACGGCGGCCTGACCGGTGTCGGGCAGGGGTCGGCCAACCCGCCGCGCCTGGTCCGCCTGGCCCACTCCCACCCCGAGGCGAGCCGCACCGTCGCCTTCGTCGGCAAGGGCATCACGTTCGACTCCGGCGGCCTGTCCCTCAAGCCCGCGGGCGGGATGGACTGGATGAAGTCCGACATGGCCGGCGCCGCCTCCGTGCTCGCCGCCATGGGCGCCATCGCGGAGCTGGGCGTGAAGGTCAACGTCGTCGCCTACCTGGCGGTGGCCGAGAACATGCCCAGCGGCACCGCCCAGCGCCCCTCCGACGTGCTGAGCGTGTACGGCGGCAAGACCGTCGAGGTCCTCAACACCGACGCCGAGGGCCGCCTGGTCATGGCCGACGCCCTGGTGCGCGCGCAGGAGGACGGGCCGGACCTGGTCGTGGACATCGCCACGCTGACGGGCGCACAGCTCGTCGCGCTCGGTACCCGCGTGTTCGCGGTCATGTCCAACGACGACGGCGTGCGCGAGGACGTCGTGGCCGCCGCCGGCGCCGCGGGCGAGGCCGCCTGGCCGATGCCGCTGCCCGGCGAGCTGCGCGCGGGGCTGGACTCCGCGGTCGCCGACATCGCCAACGTGGCCGGTGAGCGCTGGGGCGGCATGCTCTCCGCGGGCGTGTTCCTCAACGAGTTCATCGAGGAGGGCGTCAAGTGGGCGCACCTCGACATCGCGGGCCCGTCCTTCAACCAGGGCGGACCGCACGGCTACACCTCCAAGGGCGGCACCGGCGCGGGCACCCGCACCCTGGTCCGCATCGCCGAGGAGTACGCGAAGTAG
- the lpdA gene encoding dihydrolipoyl dehydrogenase yields the protein MSENGGTFDLVVLGGGSGGYAAALRAAELDQSVVLIEKDKLGGTCLHRGCIPTKALLHSAEVADTAKESENFGVRATFEGIDIQAVHSYKDKVVNGLFKGLTGLVKSRKITVVEGEGKLTGADEVTVGDTVYKGRNILLATGSKPKTLGLDIDGEKVMTSDQALGLDRVPESVIVLGGGVIGVEFASVWRSYGADVTIVEALPHLVPVEEESSSKLLERAFRKRKIKYELGTPFESVKTTDAGVTVTLKGGKTLEAELLLVAIGRGPVSEGLGYEEQGITLDRGFVQVDENLHTGVGNIYAAGDLIPTLQLAHVGFAEGIFVAEHIAGQNPPAIDYDGVPRVTYCEPEVASVGLTTKAAKERGHDVVEMNYNLAGNGKSQILQTSGAVKVIAEKDGPVLGVHMVGSRVGELIAEGQLIYNWEALPSEVAQLIHPHPSQSEALGEAHLALAGKPLHVHD from the coding sequence GTGAGTGAGAACGGCGGCACCTTCGACCTCGTCGTCCTTGGCGGCGGCAGCGGCGGCTACGCGGCGGCACTGCGCGCCGCGGAGCTGGACCAGAGCGTCGTACTGATCGAGAAGGACAAGCTCGGCGGCACCTGCCTGCACCGCGGCTGCATCCCCACCAAGGCCCTCCTGCACTCGGCCGAGGTCGCCGACACCGCGAAGGAGAGCGAGAACTTCGGTGTCAGGGCCACGTTCGAGGGCATCGACATCCAGGCGGTGCACTCGTACAAGGACAAGGTCGTCAACGGCCTGTTCAAGGGTCTGACCGGCCTGGTCAAGTCCCGCAAGATCACCGTCGTCGAGGGTGAGGGCAAGCTCACCGGCGCCGACGAGGTCACGGTCGGCGACACGGTCTACAAGGGCCGCAACATCCTGCTCGCCACCGGCTCCAAGCCCAAGACCCTGGGCCTGGACATCGACGGCGAGAAGGTCATGACCAGCGACCAGGCCCTGGGCCTGGACCGCGTCCCCGAGTCCGTCATCGTCCTGGGCGGCGGCGTCATCGGCGTGGAGTTCGCCAGCGTCTGGCGCTCCTACGGCGCCGACGTCACCATCGTCGAGGCCCTGCCCCACCTGGTCCCCGTGGAGGAGGAGTCCAGCTCCAAGCTCCTGGAGCGGGCCTTCCGCAAGCGCAAGATCAAGTACGAGCTCGGCACCCCCTTCGAGTCGGTCAAGACCACCGACGCGGGCGTGACCGTCACCCTCAAGGGCGGCAAGACCCTGGAGGCCGAGCTGCTGCTGGTCGCCATCGGCCGCGGACCGGTCTCGGAGGGCCTGGGCTACGAGGAGCAGGGCATCACCCTGGACCGCGGCTTCGTCCAGGTGGACGAGAACCTGCACACGGGCGTGGGCAACATCTACGCTGCGGGCGACCTCATCCCGACCCTGCAGCTGGCCCACGTCGGCTTCGCCGAGGGCATCTTCGTCGCCGAGCACATCGCCGGGCAGAACCCGCCCGCGATCGACTACGACGGTGTCCCGCGCGTCACCTACTGCGAGCCCGAGGTCGCGTCCGTGGGCCTGACCACGAAGGCGGCCAAGGAGCGCGGCCACGACGTCGTGGAGATGAACTACAACCTCGCGGGCAACGGCAAGAGCCAGATCCTGCAGACCTCGGGGGCCGTCAAGGTCATCGCCGAGAAGGACGGCCCCGTCCTGGGCGTCCACATGGTCGGCAGCCGGGTCGGCGAGCTCATCGCCGAGGGCCAGCTGATCTACAACTGGGAGGCCCTGCCCTCGGAGGTCGCCCAGCTGATCCACCCGCACCCGAGCCAGTCCGAGGCGCTGGGCGAGGCGCACCTGGCGCTGGCGGGCAAGCCGCTGCACGTCCACGACTGA